In Nycticebus coucang isolate mNycCou1 chromosome 9, mNycCou1.pri, whole genome shotgun sequence, the following are encoded in one genomic region:
- the LOC128594604 gene encoding galectin-1-like, which yields MACGLVASNLNLKPGECLRVQGKVAPDTKSFVLNLGKESENLCLHFNPRSHAHGDANTIVCNGKDGGPWGAEQREAALPFQPGSVVEVCISFDQADLTVKLPDGYTSKFPNRLNLEAINYVTADGDFKIKCVAFD from the coding sequence aTGGCTTGTGGTCTGGTTGCCAGCAACCTGAATCTCAAACCTGGGGAGTGCCTCAGAGTACAGGGCAAGGTGGCCCCCGACACCAAGAGCTTTGTGCTGAACCTGGGCAAAGAAAGCGAGAACCTGTGCCTGCATTTCAACCCCCGCTCCCATGCCCACGGGGATGCCAATACTATTGTGTGCAACGGCAAGGACGGCGGGCCTTGGGGAGCTGAGCAGCGGGAGGCTGCCCTTCCCTTCCAGCCTGGAAGTGTTGTGGAGGTGTGCATCAGCTTTGACCAGGCAGACCTGACCGTCAAGCTGCCAGATGGTTACACATCCAAGTTCCCTAATCGCCTCAACCTGGAGGCCATCAACTACGTGACAGCTGATGGTGACTTCAAGATCAAGTGTGTGGCCTTTGATTGA